From Desulfatiglans anilini DSM 4660, one genomic window encodes:
- a CDS encoding secretin N-terminal domain-containing protein → MKKRLLFATTIVALALSLLLFAGGCAVPPLGKVTERGGEADMAEKTPPATSLEASGAEATEARSRRSYSTSVAEIDGAVVPEGPDTLSRTVRGGGGSSAAAKTKRLEEGTIFEPAAPVKKGDGSEVVFNFDDADIYEVIKTVGDLLDISYIVGPEVRGKVTIHTAKGLSKADLFPIFNQILDINGLAAVKEGDFYKIIPLKDASRLPVVSRFGREGEIGAAGERIIIQLIPLQFISPDEMTKLLTPFVSANGVILSHPGSNTLVVVDKSLNINKILRLVDVFDVNIFDNVHYRIYPLKHMVPEDMGGILEDIFTAYGARENLPMKFIAISSLNLLMVVSSTPDVFPRIDSFIAELDVASEEVVHKIYVYYVKNGESSNLAEILQNVFSGEGGSVGGQSAGTSKKTTGSSYSRNPFGESSMRDRDEDERTSSLGSTRETGSTTSTTAKGTTSATLSKGEKSNGGTLKDDVTITADEIRNALIIDAVPSDYRVIAEILKKLDILPRQVLIEATIAEITLDKSDQLGVEWSFGSAVIGKPTSFAATLGASGLKYSLGVTEKWYAELNALASKNKVNVLSSPHVLASDNKEARMDVSREIPVASASYRYSSSTDPVTETSIQYRDTGVILTVTPHINERGLVTMEISQEVSDQSEDVQVAGQKYPSFFKRTVNTTLTVRDGQTLVIGGLIKDKESSSFGGVPCLINAPVLRYLTGTGSESLEKTELIILITPRVIVNDEDVDIVTTEFKDKVRHVTERFQH, encoded by the coding sequence ATGAAAAAAAGGCTGCTGTTTGCAACCACCATCGTTGCTTTGGCCCTGTCACTCCTTCTTTTTGCCGGGGGCTGCGCCGTTCCCCCGTTAGGGAAGGTTACGGAACGTGGCGGAGAGGCGGACATGGCCGAAAAGACGCCTCCCGCCACCTCGCTTGAAGCGTCCGGCGCGGAGGCGACCGAAGCGCGATCCCGCAGGAGTTATTCCACATCCGTGGCGGAGATCGATGGGGCGGTAGTACCGGAAGGCCCCGACACTCTGTCCCGCACCGTCAGGGGCGGCGGGGGCTCGTCTGCCGCCGCGAAGACGAAACGGCTGGAGGAAGGGACCATCTTTGAGCCGGCTGCACCTGTAAAGAAAGGCGACGGCAGCGAGGTGGTCTTCAATTTTGATGATGCCGACATCTATGAGGTGATCAAGACGGTCGGCGATCTGCTCGACATCAGCTACATCGTCGGCCCGGAGGTGCGCGGAAAGGTCACCATCCATACGGCCAAAGGGCTCAGCAAGGCGGATCTGTTCCCCATCTTCAATCAGATCCTGGACATCAACGGCCTCGCGGCGGTGAAGGAAGGGGACTTTTACAAGATCATTCCATTGAAGGACGCCTCGCGCCTGCCGGTGGTATCCCGTTTCGGACGGGAAGGGGAGATCGGTGCAGCTGGAGAGCGCATCATCATCCAGCTCATCCCGCTGCAGTTCATATCGCCGGACGAGATGACGAAGCTCTTGACGCCCTTTGTATCGGCCAACGGGGTGATCCTGTCCCACCCCGGGAGCAACACCCTCGTCGTCGTGGACAAGAGCCTCAACATCAACAAGATCCTTCGGCTGGTGGATGTCTTCGACGTCAACATCTTCGACAATGTCCACTATCGTATCTATCCCCTGAAGCACATGGTGCCGGAGGACATGGGCGGCATCCTGGAGGATATCTTTACAGCCTACGGGGCGCGTGAAAATCTGCCGATGAAGTTCATCGCCATCTCGAGCCTCAATCTCCTGATGGTCGTGAGCTCCACACCGGATGTCTTCCCTCGGATCGATAGCTTCATTGCGGAGCTGGATGTCGCATCCGAGGAGGTCGTCCACAAGATCTATGTCTACTATGTAAAGAACGGCGAGTCCTCCAACCTGGCGGAGATCCTCCAGAACGTCTTCAGCGGCGAAGGGGGGAGCGTCGGCGGCCAGTCAGCCGGGACGAGCAAGAAGACGACCGGCAGCTCCTACTCGCGGAACCCGTTCGGCGAAAGCTCCATGCGCGACCGCGACGAAGACGAGCGCACCAGTTCGCTCGGCAGCACGAGAGAGACGGGGAGTACGACCTCGACCACCGCCAAAGGAACCACGAGCGCCACGTTGAGCAAGGGAGAGAAAAGCAACGGAGGCACCCTGAAGGACGATGTGACCATCACGGCCGACGAGATCCGCAACGCCCTGATCATCGACGCGGTGCCGTCGGACTACCGGGTCATCGCGGAGATCCTGAAAAAACTGGATATCCTGCCGCGTCAGGTGCTGATCGAGGCGACGATCGCCGAGATCACCCTCGACAAGAGCGACCAGCTCGGGGTGGAGTGGTCGTTCGGGAGCGCGGTCATCGGCAAACCGACCTCGTTCGCCGCCACGCTCGGCGCTTCAGGCCTGAAATACTCGCTGGGAGTGACGGAGAAGTGGTACGCCGAGTTGAATGCCCTGGCATCCAAAAACAAGGTCAACGTCCTTTCCAGTCCGCACGTGCTCGCGTCGGACAACAAGGAGGCGCGCATGGACGTCTCCCGTGAAATCCCGGTGGCGAGTGCCTCCTACCGTTACAGCTCCAGCACGGATCCCGTGACCGAAACGAGCATCCAGTACCGGGACACCGGTGTCATCCTGACCGTGACGCCGCACATCAACGAGCGAGGCCTGGTGACGATGGAGATCAGCCAGGAGGTGAGCGACCAGAGTGAGGACGTGCAGGTGGCCGGCCAGAAATATCCATCCTTCTTCAAGCGGACGGTCAACACGACCCTGACGGTGAGGGACGGCCAAACCCTCGTTATAGGAGGGTTGATCAAGGACAAGGAGAGTTCATCCTTCGGAGGGGTGCCCTGCCTGATCAACGCGCCGGTGCTCCGCTACCTGACGGGGACAGGCTCGGAGAGCCTCGAGAAGACCGAACTCATCATCCTCATCACCCCCCGCGTCATCGTCAATGACGAAGATGTGGACATCGTGACCACGGAGTTCAAGGACAAGGTCCGGCATGTGACCGAGCGCTTTCAGCATTGA
- a CDS encoding PilN domain-containing protein — protein MALRTCIGVDIGREKVRMIYLTQSGKKVQVAAHAVFPIGEEIKPGGLHELLSEFMRANRIAGTDIYAGVGRDRAFVRFIDLPLAVKENLRETIGYEIEKYVPFPAEEVCFDFEVVAEDRKAGQMKVLLAVARLRSIEPLFGDGASSSLLLSGIEPSASALANFCLLGIGSVGRGSAALLFSGDGDAELNVVEGRRLVYSRAFPAGAGRPGQVQAWVEGFRRLKKEVEGPDGGGLIPAYISAEETAFPVLSADDGLSGFEPRPVDPDGLGLPSRHFILAYGMALRGLGEGFVKLNLLPPRYRKKASRTGLYVFSVLAVLVVVLAFAWGAGSYHQEKDYLAQLEEAQTQLEADVGRIREITAESEALEARIKYLNSLEQGDTQVLDILRELTRLIPETAWLRRFSYSERSVEIEGYADTASELITLLEDSPIFKDVSFLSGITKSREGKETFRIGLKIG, from the coding sequence TTGGCATTGAGAACCTGCATCGGCGTCGATATCGGCCGTGAAAAGGTCAGGATGATCTATCTGACCCAGAGCGGCAAGAAGGTGCAAGTCGCCGCCCATGCGGTCTTTCCGATCGGGGAGGAAATAAAGCCGGGCGGTCTGCATGAACTGCTGAGCGAATTTATGCGGGCGAATCGGATCGCCGGCACCGACATCTACGCGGGCGTCGGCCGTGACCGGGCCTTTGTCCGGTTCATCGATCTGCCGCTTGCGGTCAAGGAAAACCTCCGGGAAACGATCGGGTACGAGATCGAAAAGTATGTCCCCTTTCCCGCGGAGGAGGTTTGTTTCGATTTCGAGGTGGTGGCTGAGGACCGGAAAGCGGGGCAGATGAAGGTGCTGCTGGCGGTGGCGAGGCTTCGGAGCATCGAGCCGCTTTTCGGGGACGGCGCATCCTCTTCCCTGCTGCTCTCCGGAATAGAGCCGAGCGCCTCTGCACTGGCCAATTTCTGCCTTTTGGGGATCGGATCCGTGGGGCGGGGCTCTGCCGCCTTGCTCTTCTCCGGGGATGGCGACGCCGAACTGAACGTGGTCGAAGGGCGAAGACTCGTCTATTCGCGGGCGTTTCCAGCCGGAGCCGGCCGGCCGGGTCAGGTCCAGGCCTGGGTGGAAGGGTTCCGAAGGCTCAAAAAAGAGGTCGAGGGTCCGGATGGAGGAGGGCTCATCCCAGCCTATATCAGCGCGGAGGAGACCGCCTTTCCGGTCCTTTCGGCGGATGATGGTCTAAGCGGCTTCGAGCCGAGGCCGGTGGACCCGGATGGGCTCGGTTTGCCGTCGCGCCATTTTATCCTGGCCTATGGGATGGCATTGCGAGGCCTTGGGGAGGGGTTCGTCAAGCTCAATCTTCTGCCTCCCCGCTACCGCAAGAAAGCGAGCCGGACCGGTTTGTACGTGTTCTCGGTCCTGGCGGTGCTGGTTGTCGTTCTGGCCTTTGCGTGGGGAGCTGGATCGTACCACCAGGAAAAGGACTACCTCGCACAGTTGGAAGAGGCGCAGACACAGCTCGAGGCCGACGTGGGCCGCATCCGGGAGATCACCGCCGAAAGCGAGGCGCTCGAGGCGCGGATCAAATACCTGAACAGCCTGGAACAGGGAGACACGCAGGTCCTGGACATCCTGAGGGAGCTGACGCGGCTCATCCCGGAAACGGCCTGGCTGAGGCGGTTCAGCTATTCGGAGAGGAGTGTCGAGATCGAAGGTTACGCGGACACGGCCTCCGAGCTTATCACGCTCCTGGAAGACTCGCCGATATTTAAAGATGTGTCGTTTCTCTCGGGGATTACGAAGTCGCGTGAAGGAAAGGAAACGTTCCGGATCGGCTTGAAGATCGGGTAG
- a CDS encoding radical SAM protein: MDYSGIYQLLSRFSGALCRSLPGNFAPAPLQIYVELTYRCNLACSFCQFREVSAQSPGAKLELTSKEFERVLSNLTRGAIVSFSGGEPTLKPGFLDLLTAVSKRNRTHIFTNGTGIDRVTARRFVDLGAPTPIHNGLVLVGISFEGLEKTHNSIVQRSWAFDRTLSGIQTLLEERRRRGKRFPLVEIKAVLTRENLGEIEKLFQLAKDLGADLFNPMAMNMMPHLGRIGGFSPSPWDPPPPVEPLPRAELQTTLESIFRQAGPIQVRTTPQGIGPKDFADYYNGAFRLQDYTCSFPWHGMTLTAHGDIYICPYLKVGNIQEDNWKEARNHQSARAFRKALGSRGVFPGCLGCCSLVRR, from the coding sequence ATGGACTATTCCGGAATATACCAGCTGCTATCCAGGTTCTCCGGTGCTCTTTGCCGTAGCCTGCCAGGAAACTTTGCGCCTGCGCCTTTACAGATCTATGTCGAACTGACCTATCGCTGCAACCTCGCCTGCAGCTTTTGCCAATTTCGGGAAGTCTCCGCTCAATCCCCTGGAGCCAAGCTGGAACTCACTTCCAAAGAATTCGAGCGGGTGCTCAGCAACCTTACCAGAGGTGCTATCGTCTCGTTTTCCGGCGGTGAACCGACCCTCAAACCCGGCTTCCTCGATCTGCTTACAGCCGTTTCCAAGAGAAACCGCACACACATTTTCACCAACGGCACTGGCATCGATCGCGTGACCGCAAGGCGTTTCGTGGATCTTGGCGCCCCTACGCCAATCCACAACGGGCTGGTTTTGGTGGGAATATCATTCGAGGGACTGGAAAAGACCCACAACAGCATCGTCCAGCGTTCCTGGGCCTTCGACCGGACGCTGTCGGGGATTCAGACTCTGTTGGAGGAACGTAGGCGGCGCGGGAAGCGCTTCCCCCTGGTCGAGATCAAGGCCGTGCTCACCCGTGAGAACCTGGGTGAGATCGAGAAGCTGTTTCAACTTGCCAAAGACCTCGGGGCGGACCTCTTCAACCCGATGGCCATGAACATGATGCCCCACCTCGGGCGCATCGGGGGGTTCAGCCCCTCACCCTGGGACCCCCCCCCGCCGGTCGAGCCTCTGCCGCGAGCGGAGCTGCAGACAACCCTCGAATCCATCTTTCGGCAGGCCGGGCCGATCCAGGTCCGAACCACCCCCCAGGGGATCGGGCCGAAGGACTTCGCCGATTACTACAACGGCGCCTTTCGCCTGCAGGATTACACCTGTTCCTTCCCGTGGCACGGCATGACCCTGACGGCGCACGGCGACATCTACATCTGTCCTTATCTCAAGGTGGGAAATATTCAGGAAGACAACTGGAAGGAGGCGCGCAACCACCAAAGCGCCAGGGCTTTCAGAAAGGCTCTCGGCAGCCGGGGGGTCTTCCCCGGCTGCCTCGGCTGCTGTTCGCTGGTGCGTCGCTGA
- the gspM gene encoding type II secretion system protein GspM produces MQIEWNKRTRIIVICGLLALLGGVLFRFYPALSGMFDWSDEIASRELTLRKHRKVVESGEDVNARIDSLRKMLGRMEAGLLKGATPSLAAADIQSILNGIADRSKVQTKTVRVLKAEPVEGLPYMSVPVEFTVNCGIRQLKEILYQIESSPKYLTVQKVRINVVRRGRVEQIQGDVTVVGLMRKSS; encoded by the coding sequence ATGCAGATTGAATGGAACAAGAGAACCCGGATCATCGTGATATGCGGCCTTCTGGCGCTTCTTGGGGGGGTGCTTTTCCGCTTCTATCCCGCCCTGAGCGGCATGTTCGATTGGAGCGACGAGATCGCCTCACGGGAGCTGACTTTGAGGAAGCACCGGAAGGTGGTGGAGTCCGGGGAGGACGTGAATGCCCGCATCGACAGCCTGCGAAAGATGCTCGGGCGGATGGAGGCGGGGCTTCTGAAGGGTGCGACGCCGTCTCTTGCGGCCGCCGATATCCAGAGTATCCTGAACGGCATTGCTGACCGCAGCAAAGTGCAGACCAAAACGGTCAGGGTCCTCAAGGCCGAACCGGTCGAAGGCCTGCCTTACATGAGTGTTCCGGTCGAGTTCACGGTGAACTGCGGCATCCGGCAGTTGAAGGAGATCCTGTATCAAATCGAAAGCTCGCCGAAATACTTGACAGTGCAAAAAGTGCGGATTAACGTGGTCCGGCGGGGTAGAGTGGAGCAAATTCAGGGAGATGTGACCGTTGTCGGCCTGATGAGGAAAAGTTCATGA